A window from Culex pipiens pallens isolate TS chromosome 3, TS_CPP_V2, whole genome shotgun sequence encodes these proteins:
- the LOC120414397 gene encoding oocyte zinc finger protein XlCOF26-like produces MNIDLDAILDTPVQTSLFVDCFDDLMDSLSSDFPLNGEFDSLLADLHQSSTVLTPEPSPEENVILGKDHVNDTKLLIDQMIVEEQPTTSNVESIRNFVHIPSSYVINTDGTSKTFVVHEVYKVADSKKRKANTQESLHELSQPNRKRPRKSNVIYNTDFLCVPCQKTFGKKGSLKQHIRSYHSEPLPFHCDVCGKNFATEESLVRHVVNHDQRNKKFQCSECDKRYVHSKDRDRHFQTHHGVPAHTCGQCGMAFARRDHLLAHEMTHERRQSREVLLVGSRKVQESV; encoded by the exons ATGAATATCGACCTAGACGCTATTTTGGACACACCCGTCCAGACGTCTCTGTTTGTCGACTGCTTTGACGATCTGATGGACAGCTTGTCCAGTGATTTTCCGCTAAACGGTGAATTCGACTCCCTGCTAGCGGACCTACACCAGTCTTCGACGGTCCTTACACCGGAACCATCACCGGAAGAGAACGTTATTTTGGGGAAAGATCATGTAAATG ACACAAAACTGTTAATAGACCAGATGATCGTTGAGGAACAACCCACAACATCGAACGTCGAATCAATCAGAAACTTTGTGCACATTCCAAGCAGCTACGTCATCAATACCGACGGAACCAGCAAGACCTTCGTAGTCCACGAGGTCTACAAGGTTGCGGACAGTAAAAAACGCAAAGCCAACACTCAAGAATCGCTTCATGAACTGTCCCAACCAAACCGCAAGCGACCCCGCAAATCGAACGTCATCTACAACACGGACTTCCTGTGCGTCCCGTGCCAAAAGACCTTCGGCAAAAAGGGCAGCCTCAAGCAGCACATCCGGTCGTACCACTCGGAACCGCTGCCCTTCCACTGTGACGTGTGCGGAAAGAACTTTGCCACCGAAGAATCGCTGGTTCGGCACGTGGTCAACCACGACCAGCGGAACAAAAAGTTCCAGTGTTCCGAGTGCGACAAGCGGTACGTTCACTCGAAGGACCGCGACCGGCACTTTCAGACGCACCACGGAGTTCCGGCGCACACTTGTGGACAGTGCGGTATGGCGTTCGCACGGAGGGATCACCTGTTGGCGCACGAGATGACCCACGAAAGGAGGCAAAGCAGGGAGGTGTTACTGGTGGGTTCAAGAAAGGTGCAGGAGAGTGTTTGA